The Bacteroidota bacterium genome includes a region encoding these proteins:
- a CDS encoding VCBS repeat-containing protein — translation MGDFNEDRKQDITATNVNSNTVSIRLGDGLGGFNSVPDVAVGSGPFSVAIGDFNGDGKQDIAVAMAGSDSVSIRLGDGLGGFSGVTNVAVGSGPASVAIGDFNGDGKQDFAAANYFSNTVSIRLGDGLGGFSGVTNVAVGSNPRSVAIGDFNGDGKQDFAAANEAQIMFRPIGERQKSTCKVIPLPLSMGMNTFNDRSY, via the coding sequence ATCGGCGACTTCAATGAGGATAGGAAGCAGGACATTACCGCTACGAACGTTAACTCAAATACTGTTTCCATCCGATTGGGAGATGGCCTAGGCGGCTTCAATAGTGTTCCTGACGTGGCTGTCGGGTCAGGCCCTTTTTCAGTTGCGATCGGCGACTTCAATGGGGATGGGAAGCAGGACATCGCCGTTGCGATGGCTGGCTCCGATAGTGTTTCCATCCGATTGGGAGATGGCCTGGGCGGCTTCAGCGGTGTTACCAACGTGGCTGTCGGGTCAGGCCCTGCTTCCGTCGCGATCGGCGACTTCAATGGGGATGGGAAACAGGACTTTGCCGCTGCGAACTATTTCTCGAATACTGTTTCCATCCGATTGGGAGATGGCCTGGGCGGCTTCAGTGGTGTTACGAACGTGGCTGTCGGGTCAAACCCTCGTTCCGTCGCGATCGGCGACTTCAATGGGGATGGGAAGCAGGACTTTGCCGCTGCGAACGAAGCTCAAATAATGTTCCGTCCTATTGGGGAGAGGCAGAAATCAACTTGCAAGGTAATTCCACTTCCATTGTCGATGGGGATGAACACCTTCAACGACAGATCATACTGA